In a single window of the Populus alba chromosome 16, ASM523922v2, whole genome shotgun sequence genome:
- the LOC118036603 gene encoding oligopeptide transporter 1 isoform X2 produces the protein MEHAETNGEGIPLSNKVDVLDEKEEANDSPIEQVQLTVPITDDPTLPCLTFRTWVLGITSCALLAFANQFFGYRQNILYVTSVSAQIVVLPVGRLMAAILPNKVIRFPGTKWSFSLNPGPFNLKEHVLITIFANSGSNTVYAVGIITIVKAFYHGNIDAVPAMLLSQTTQLLGYGWAGIFRKFLVDSPYMWWPSNLVQVSLFRALHEVEIRRKGGLTRLQFFLVVLISSFAYYIVPGYLFQSITALSFVCWIWKDSVTAQQIGSGLHGLGVGSFAFDWSTVAGFLGSPLATPGFAIINILFGYIIILYIIIPISYWTNSYNAKRFPIFSSHVFDANGKPYDVSTVLNETTFEFNRAGYDGYSKVNLSIFFVYTYGLSFAILAATLTHVALFHGREIWYQSKETLKDKYADVHTRIMKRNYEAVPQWWFHIILIVVTGLALLTCEGFGRQLQLPYWGVLLAIGLAFVFTLPIGVITATTNQQPGLNVITELIIGYMYPGRPLANITFKTYGCISIYQAIMFLSDFKMGHYMKIPPKSMFVVQLAGTVIASSVYFGTAWWLLTSVENICNPSRLPEGSPWTCPGDDVFYNASVIWGVVGPMRMFGRLGLYSKMNYFFLIGLLAPVPVWILSRKFPEKKWIKLINVPVILQGTGSMPSARAVNYMCWFAVGIFFNIVVYKRYKGWWVRHAYILSAGLDAGVAFLAILLYFTLQIKDINGPTWWGLELSDHCPLATCPTAPGIQVEGCPVFH, from the exons ATGGAGCACGCAGAGACTAATGGTGAAGGGATTCCTCTTTCAAACAAGGTCGACGTGCTTGATGAGAAAG AAGAGGCAAACGATTCGCCAATCGAGCAAGTCCAGCTCACAGTTCCGATTACAGACGATCCAACATTACCATGCTTGACGTTTCGAACATGGGTTTTGGGGATCACAAGTTGTGCTCTTCTGGCATTTGCGAATCAGTTCTTCGGTTACCGTCAAAATATACTCTATGTAACATCAGTTTCAGCTCAGATTGTGGTGCTGCCAGTAGGGAGGCTCATGGCAGCAATTTTACCAAACAAAGTTATCCGTTTTCCAGGAACGAAATGGTCATTTTCTTTGAATCCAGGGCCTTTCAACTTAAAAGAACACGTCCTGATCACAATATTTGCAAATTCTGGATCAAATACTGTGTATGCAGTGGGTATTATCACCATTGTCAAGGCATTTTATCATGGTAACATAGATGCAGTACCGGCTATGTTATTGTCGCAGACGACGCAG CTGTTAGGATATGGATGGGCTGGAATCTTCAGGAAATTCCTTGTTGATTCTCCTTATATGTGGTGGCCTTCCAATCTGGTTCAAGTTTCCCTCTTTAG GGCATTGCATGAAGTTGAGATCAGGCGTAAGGGAGGCCTGACAAGGCTGCAGTTCTTCCTCGTGGTCCTTATATCAAGCTTCGCGTACTATATAGTTCCCGGCTATCTCTTCCAATCTATAACTGCTCTTTCCTTTGTTTGTTGGATATGGAAAGATTCAGTCACTGCCCAGCAAATTGGTTCTGGTCTTCATGGCCTTGGTGTTGGCTCGTTCGCCTTTGACTGGTCAACTGTTGCTGGTTTTCTAGGATCTCCATTGGCCACTCCAGGATTTGCTATTATCAACATATTATTTGGTTACATCATAATTCTCTATATCATAATCCCCATATCTTACTGGACAAACTCATACAATGCCAAACGTTTTCCCATTTTCTCTTCACATGTTTTCGATGCTAATGGAAAACCCTACGATGTTTCAACAGTTCTAAACGAGACAACCTTTGAATTCAATAGAGCAGGGTATGATGGCTACAGCAAAGTCAACCTAAGTATCTTCTTTGTTTACACTTATGGTCTAAGCTTTGCCATACTGGCTGCTACATTAACTCATGTAGCACTTTTCCACGGAAG GGAGATTTGGTATCAATCAAAAGAGACATTGAAAGACAAGTATGCTGACGTCCACACTAGGATAATGAAGAGAAATTATGAGGCTGTTCCTCAATGGTGGTTTCATATAATCTTGATTGTAGTAACTGGACTCGCCCTGCTTACTTGTGAAGGCTTTGGTAGACAGTTACAACTTCCTTACTGGGGTGTCCTGCTAGCGATTGGCTTGGCTTTCGTTTTCACTCTTCCAATTGGTGTTATTACAGCAACTACGAACCAG CAACCGGGACTCAACGTTATCACTGAGCTAATAATCGGTTACATGTATCCGGGGAGACCTCTCGCAAATATTACTTTCAAGACCTATGGCTGCATTAGCATCTATCAAGCAATCATGTTCCTCTCAGACTTCAAGATGGGACATTACATGAAAATTCCCCCGAAGTCCATGTTTGTTGTCCag TTAGCGGGGACTGTAATTGCATCTTCAGTCTACTTCGGCACGGCCTGGTGGCTCCTAACCTCGGTGGAAAACATCTGCAATCCATCAAGATTGCCAGAAGGAAGTCCATGGACATGTCCAGGAGACGATGTTTTCTACAATGCCTCCGTCATTTGGGGCGTGGTTGGACCAATGCGAATGTTCGGACGTCTTGGTTTGTACTCGAAGATGAACTATTTCTTCCTCATTGGCCTCCTCGCGCCGGTGCCAGTGTGGATACTCTCTCGCAAGTTCCCCGAGAAGAAATGGATCAAACTCATTAATGTGCCTGTTATCCTACAAGGCACAGGAAGCATGCCGTCAGCCAGGGCTGTGAACTATATGTGCTGGTTTGCTGTAGGCATTTTCTTCAACATTGTTGTCTACAAGAGATATAAAGGATGGTGGGTTAGGCACGCCTACATCCTATCAGCAGGATTAGATGCTGGAGTTGCTTTCCTAGCCATTTTACTCTATTTTACACTACAAATCAAGGACATTAATGGACCAACCTGGTGGGGCTTGGAGCTGAGTGATCATTGTCCTCTGGCAACCTGTCCTACTGCCCCTGGCATTCAGGTTGAGGGATGCCCTGTTTTCCACTGA
- the LOC118036603 gene encoding oligopeptide transporter 1 isoform X1, which yields MEHAETNGEGIPLSNKVDVLDEKVSDEGLMTPFRFIKTKFSAEEANDSPIEQVQLTVPITDDPTLPCLTFRTWVLGITSCALLAFANQFFGYRQNILYVTSVSAQIVVLPVGRLMAAILPNKVIRFPGTKWSFSLNPGPFNLKEHVLITIFANSGSNTVYAVGIITIVKAFYHGNIDAVPAMLLSQTTQLLGYGWAGIFRKFLVDSPYMWWPSNLVQVSLFRALHEVEIRRKGGLTRLQFFLVVLISSFAYYIVPGYLFQSITALSFVCWIWKDSVTAQQIGSGLHGLGVGSFAFDWSTVAGFLGSPLATPGFAIINILFGYIIILYIIIPISYWTNSYNAKRFPIFSSHVFDANGKPYDVSTVLNETTFEFNRAGYDGYSKVNLSIFFVYTYGLSFAILAATLTHVALFHGREIWYQSKETLKDKYADVHTRIMKRNYEAVPQWWFHIILIVVTGLALLTCEGFGRQLQLPYWGVLLAIGLAFVFTLPIGVITATTNQQPGLNVITELIIGYMYPGRPLANITFKTYGCISIYQAIMFLSDFKMGHYMKIPPKSMFVVQLAGTVIASSVYFGTAWWLLTSVENICNPSRLPEGSPWTCPGDDVFYNASVIWGVVGPMRMFGRLGLYSKMNYFFLIGLLAPVPVWILSRKFPEKKWIKLINVPVILQGTGSMPSARAVNYMCWFAVGIFFNIVVYKRYKGWWVRHAYILSAGLDAGVAFLAILLYFTLQIKDINGPTWWGLELSDHCPLATCPTAPGIQVEGCPVFH from the exons ATGGAGCACGCAGAGACTAATGGTGAAGGGATTCCTCTTTCAAACAAGGTCGACGTGCTTGATGAGAAAG TCTCTGATGAAGGATTGATGACTCCTTTTCggtttattaaaacaaaattttctgcAGAAGAGGCAAACGATTCGCCAATCGAGCAAGTCCAGCTCACAGTTCCGATTACAGACGATCCAACATTACCATGCTTGACGTTTCGAACATGGGTTTTGGGGATCACAAGTTGTGCTCTTCTGGCATTTGCGAATCAGTTCTTCGGTTACCGTCAAAATATACTCTATGTAACATCAGTTTCAGCTCAGATTGTGGTGCTGCCAGTAGGGAGGCTCATGGCAGCAATTTTACCAAACAAAGTTATCCGTTTTCCAGGAACGAAATGGTCATTTTCTTTGAATCCAGGGCCTTTCAACTTAAAAGAACACGTCCTGATCACAATATTTGCAAATTCTGGATCAAATACTGTGTATGCAGTGGGTATTATCACCATTGTCAAGGCATTTTATCATGGTAACATAGATGCAGTACCGGCTATGTTATTGTCGCAGACGACGCAG CTGTTAGGATATGGATGGGCTGGAATCTTCAGGAAATTCCTTGTTGATTCTCCTTATATGTGGTGGCCTTCCAATCTGGTTCAAGTTTCCCTCTTTAG GGCATTGCATGAAGTTGAGATCAGGCGTAAGGGAGGCCTGACAAGGCTGCAGTTCTTCCTCGTGGTCCTTATATCAAGCTTCGCGTACTATATAGTTCCCGGCTATCTCTTCCAATCTATAACTGCTCTTTCCTTTGTTTGTTGGATATGGAAAGATTCAGTCACTGCCCAGCAAATTGGTTCTGGTCTTCATGGCCTTGGTGTTGGCTCGTTCGCCTTTGACTGGTCAACTGTTGCTGGTTTTCTAGGATCTCCATTGGCCACTCCAGGATTTGCTATTATCAACATATTATTTGGTTACATCATAATTCTCTATATCATAATCCCCATATCTTACTGGACAAACTCATACAATGCCAAACGTTTTCCCATTTTCTCTTCACATGTTTTCGATGCTAATGGAAAACCCTACGATGTTTCAACAGTTCTAAACGAGACAACCTTTGAATTCAATAGAGCAGGGTATGATGGCTACAGCAAAGTCAACCTAAGTATCTTCTTTGTTTACACTTATGGTCTAAGCTTTGCCATACTGGCTGCTACATTAACTCATGTAGCACTTTTCCACGGAAG GGAGATTTGGTATCAATCAAAAGAGACATTGAAAGACAAGTATGCTGACGTCCACACTAGGATAATGAAGAGAAATTATGAGGCTGTTCCTCAATGGTGGTTTCATATAATCTTGATTGTAGTAACTGGACTCGCCCTGCTTACTTGTGAAGGCTTTGGTAGACAGTTACAACTTCCTTACTGGGGTGTCCTGCTAGCGATTGGCTTGGCTTTCGTTTTCACTCTTCCAATTGGTGTTATTACAGCAACTACGAACCAG CAACCGGGACTCAACGTTATCACTGAGCTAATAATCGGTTACATGTATCCGGGGAGACCTCTCGCAAATATTACTTTCAAGACCTATGGCTGCATTAGCATCTATCAAGCAATCATGTTCCTCTCAGACTTCAAGATGGGACATTACATGAAAATTCCCCCGAAGTCCATGTTTGTTGTCCag TTAGCGGGGACTGTAATTGCATCTTCAGTCTACTTCGGCACGGCCTGGTGGCTCCTAACCTCGGTGGAAAACATCTGCAATCCATCAAGATTGCCAGAAGGAAGTCCATGGACATGTCCAGGAGACGATGTTTTCTACAATGCCTCCGTCATTTGGGGCGTGGTTGGACCAATGCGAATGTTCGGACGTCTTGGTTTGTACTCGAAGATGAACTATTTCTTCCTCATTGGCCTCCTCGCGCCGGTGCCAGTGTGGATACTCTCTCGCAAGTTCCCCGAGAAGAAATGGATCAAACTCATTAATGTGCCTGTTATCCTACAAGGCACAGGAAGCATGCCGTCAGCCAGGGCTGTGAACTATATGTGCTGGTTTGCTGTAGGCATTTTCTTCAACATTGTTGTCTACAAGAGATATAAAGGATGGTGGGTTAGGCACGCCTACATCCTATCAGCAGGATTAGATGCTGGAGTTGCTTTCCTAGCCATTTTACTCTATTTTACACTACAAATCAAGGACATTAATGGACCAACCTGGTGGGGCTTGGAGCTGAGTGATCATTGTCCTCTGGCAACCTGTCCTACTGCCCCTGGCATTCAGGTTGAGGGATGCCCTGTTTTCCACTGA